A section of the Pseudorasbora parva isolate DD20220531a chromosome 2, ASM2467924v1, whole genome shotgun sequence genome encodes:
- the mrtfaa gene encoding myocardin-related transcription factor A isoform X1 translates to MEADSILLRNVITVSSFFQRGLFLTMATMGEESSPCVTTPALPTGSASSPQSEAVTNELQELSLQPAPNLLPIHERKNVLQLKLQQRRTREELVSQGIMPPLKSSASFHEQRRSLERARTEDYLKRKIRSRPERSELVRMHILEETSAEPSLQAKQLLLKRARLADDLNDKISQRPGPMELIHKNILPVHSSLKQVIIETEFPKVEGENSSFDEESSDAFSPEQTLGQDSPLGHALLPSPPEIPANETPKQVPPPPPPPPPPLPNAAGPTPQQKLANGTTGHKQAAALQKGGKGSSERPAQRSKKVRDNKPKVKKLKYHQYVPPDQKAEREPPPLLDSSYAKLLYQQQLFLQLQIINQQQQNYNYHTILPAPPKPPADQQLASANGPSSRNDTQPQSTSANLTGQNQQSGIKVGPLPPNLEELKVAELKQELKLRGLTVSGTKNDLIERLKNFQEQHGGTSAPTSSKSNTHSTPAPGAGGDSSFYRLTDRNMVVASFPFVATAERGGAQVTASQIMQFGSTSSSPPVSPAHSERSSTGLSPDEASCNGDAFGEMVTSPLTQLSLQPSSPFPTAICIKEEPGIRTSPSSCCLVSQSAAPPKDKDQMLQEKDLRIQELTRMLLQKQQLVESLRSQLEGNQGGVSVRVKEELPGVTMEAVRATIKQEVIEVEEESEMVSEPQVFPQAELEQDWQQQQLVLQQNQRNLQQQAHQRKRKTQKQQHNQQKQQLPQALSNQQSSPVSSLPADGLNSNSTPTIVTDSNGNRFLVTLSNQNTDAPARGHRPKCKVTNQIKLQRLQPTSTTLPNQSVAELPNNDNQSEPIQTVILKQPIKKALKPDLNVTTNYRSSGSPSISVPANLQPFFSPVDSMSVADPVPTSLNNNNNEKMCLSLDQHALLSPSTLCSPISLCNQENGCHQQVDDLFDILIQRGEISENFKAAPDPVLERLRPNTPLFSSSFPLSLSPPSDIPVRSLILESQPPSIKAHSICDTGGGRLEDFLESTTGKPLLGVEPGGPTTLIVDLHNQMLSTPSILDHPRSPMDTCDMSFSSHASEFVDSAPDPMDWMELGMGGTEGEEPGIVHMNEHDSSSLFSADFLDTSDLNWSSL, encoded by the exons CGCTAAAAAGTTCTGCGTCCTTTCATGAGCAGAGACGAAGTTTAGAACGAGCTAGG ACTGAGGACTACCTGAAGAGAAAGATCCGCAGTCGTCCAGAGAGGTCAGAGCTGGTCAGGATGCACATTCTTGAAG AGACATCAGCGGAGCCATCTCTTCAGGCCAAGCAGCTTCTGCTGAAACGAGCTCGTCTAGCCGACGACCTGAACGATAAAATCTCCCAGCGGCCTGGTCCCATGGAGCTCATTCACAAAAACATCCTTCCTGTTCACAGCAGTCTCAAACAAGTCATCATAG AGACAGAGTTTCCAAAAGTAGAAGGAGAGAACTCTTCGTTTGATGAGGAAAGCAGTGACGCCTTCTCACCAGAGCAGACCCTCGGTCAGGACTCTCCCCTTGGCCACGCCCTCTTACCTTCTCCACCTGAGATACCAGCCAATGAAACACCAAAACAG GTCCCACCGCCTCCtcctccacctccacctccacTGCCAAACGCAGCTGGCCCCACCCCTCAGCAGAAGCTAGCCAATGGAACAACAGGCCACAAGCAAGCTGCTGCACTACAAAAG GGTGGTAAAGGGAGTAGTGAGCGCCCTGCTCAGCGCTCCAAGAAGGTCAGAGACAATAAACCAAAAGTAAAGAAGCTGAAATATCACCAGTATGTTCCTCCGGACCAGAAAGCTGAGCGTGAGCCTCCTCCTCTGCTCGACTCCTCCTACGCCAAACTCCTCTATCAACAGCAGCTCTTCCTCCAGCTACAAATCATAAACCAACAGCAGCAAAACTACAACTACCACACCATCTTACCTGCTCCACCCAA GCCTCCTGCTGATCAGCAGCTTGCCTCAGCCAATGGCCCGTCATCCAGGAACGACACGCAACCTCAGTCAACATCTGCTAATCTGACTGGTCAAAATCAGCAGTCAGGGATTAAAGTAGGCCCTCTGCCTCCCAACCTGGAAGAGCTAAAG GTGGCAGAGCTGAAGCAGGAGTTAAAACTGAGGGGCCTAACTGTCTCGGGCACCAAAAATGACCTTATTGAACGGCTGAAGAATTTTCAGGAGCAGCACGGTGGCACCAGTGCGCCAACATCATCTAAAAGCAACACTCACTCAACACCTGCCCCTGGAGCAGGAGGAGACTCTTCCTTCTACCGGTTAACAGACAGGAACATGGTGGTTGCTTCCTTCCCATTCGTTGCCACTGCTGAAAGGGGTGGAGCTCAGGTGACAGCCTCACAGATAATGCAGTTTGGCAGCACTAGCTCCTCCCCTCCGGTTTCCCCCGCTCACTCAGAGCGCTCATCCACAGGCCTGAGCCCAGATGAAGCGAGCTGCAATGGGGATGCTTTTGGGGAAATG gtAACCTCTCCTCTTACCCAGCTGTCCTTGCAGCCTTCTTCCCCTTTCCCCACAGCGATCTGCATTAAAGAGGAGCCCGGCATCCGGACGTCTCCTTCCTCCTGCTGCCTGGTGTCCCAGTCTGCTGCGCCCCCTAAAGACAAGGACCAGATGCTGCAGGAGAAGGACCTGCGCATTCAGGAACTCACACGTATGCTGCTGCAGAAGCAACAGCTGGTCGAGTCGCTGCGCTCGCAGCTGGAGGGCAACCAGGGGGGCGTCTCAGTCCGAGTCAAAGAGGAACTTCCTGGTGTAACTATGGAGGCGGTCAGGGCGACCATAAAGCAAGAGGTCATAGAGGTGGAGGAGGAGAGCGAGATGGTGTCAGAGCCACAGGTGTTCCCTCAGGCAGAGCTGGAGCAGGACTGGCAGCAGCAACAGCTCGTACTGCAACAGAATCAGCGTAACCTGCAGCAACAAGCACATCAGAGGAAGAGGAAAACTCAAAAGCAACAGCACAACCAACAAAAACAA CAGTTGCCTCAAGCACTTTCCAACCAGCAGTCAAGTCCTGTCTCCTCACTCCCCGCGGATGGACTTAACTCAAACTCCACCCCCACGATAGTGACCGACAGTAACGGCAACCGCTTCCTGGTAACGCTGTCGAATCAGAACACAGACGCACCTGCCAGAGGCCACCGCCCCAAGTGCAAAGTAACCAATCAGATCAAACTACAG AGACTACAGCCTACATCCACAACATTACCCAACCAATCCGTGGCTGAATTGCCTAACAATGACAACCAATCTGAACCCAtacaaactgtcattttgaaacagccaatcaaaaAG GCACTAAAGCCAGACCTAAACGTGACGACCAATTACAGATCGTCAGGCTCTCCATCCATTTCAGTACCAGCCAATCTCCAGCCGTTCTTCTCTCCGGTGGATTCCATGAGCGTCGCTGACCCCGTCCCTACCTctctcaacaacaacaacaat GAGAAGATGTGTTTGAGTTTGGACCAGCATGCTTTGCTCTCTCCTTCCACCTTGTGTTCACCCATATCTCTTTGCAATCAG GAGAATGGCTGCCATCAGCAGGTCGACGACCTGTTTGACATCCTAATTCAGCGTGGAG AAATCTCAGAGAATTTCAAAGCCGCCCCTGATCCTGTTCTTGAAAGGCTTCGTCCAAACACGCCCCTATTCTCAAGCTCCTTCCCTCTCAGCCTTTCCCCTCCCTCTGATATTCCCGTCAGATCTTTGATTTTAGAATCTCAACCTCCTTCAATTAAGGCTCACAGCATTTGTGACACAGGAGGTGGGCGTCTTGAAGATTTCCTGGAAAGCACTACTGGCAAACCTTTGCTGGGAGTGGAGCCAGGAGGACCGACAACGCTAATCGTCGACCTCCACAACCAAATGCTCAGCACACCGAGTATCCTAGACCACCCACGTTCCCCGATGGATACGTGTGACATGAGCTTTTCCAGTCACGCTTCAGAGTTTGTCGACTCCGCCCCCGATCCTATGGATTGGATGGAGCTCGGAATGGGCGGGACCGAAGGGGAAGAGCCAGGGATTGTACATATGAATGAACACGACTCCTCTAGCTTATTTTCTGCAGACTTTCTGGACACTTCTGATCTGAATTGGTCCAGCTTGTAG
- the mrtfaa gene encoding myocardin-related transcription factor A isoform X4, giving the protein MEADSILLRNVITVSSFFQRGLFLTMATMGEESSPCVTTPALPTGSASSPQSEAVTNELQELSLQPAPNLLPIHERKNVLQLKLQQRRTREELVSQGIMPPLKSSASFHEQRRSLERARTEDYLKRKIRSRPERSELVRMHILEETSAEPSLQAKQLLLKRARLADDLNDKISQRPGPMELIHKNILPVHSSLKQVIIETEFPKVEGENSSFDEESSDAFSPEQTLGQDSPLGHALLPSPPEIPANETPKQVPPPPPPPPPPLPNAAGPTPQQKLANGTTGHKQAAALQKGGKGSSERPAQRSKKVRDNKPKVKKLKYHQYVPPDQKAEREPPPLLDSSYAKLLYQQQLFLQLQIINQQQQNYNYHTILPAPPKPPADQQLASANGPSSRNDTQPQSTSANLTGQNQQSGIKVGPLPPNLEELKVAELKQELKLRGLTVSGTKNDLIERLKNFQEQHGGTSAPTSSKSNTHSTPAPGAGGDSSFYRLTDRNMVVASFPFVATAERGGAQVTASQIMQFGSTSSSPPVSPAHSERSSTGLSPDEASCNGDAFGEMVTSPLTQLSLQPSSPFPTAICIKEEPGIRTSPSSCCLVSQSAAPPKDKDQMLQEKDLRIQELTRMLLQKQQLVESLRSQLEGNQGGVSVRVKEELPGVTMEAVRATIKQEVIEVEEESEMVSEPQVFPQAELEQDWQQQQLVLQQNQRNLQQQAHQRKRKTQKQQHNQQKQQLPQALSNQQSSPVSSLPADGLNSNSTPTIVTDSNGNRFLVTLSNQNTDAPARGHRPKCKVTNQIKLQRLQPTSTTLPNQSVAELPNNDNQSEPIQTVILKQPIKKALKPDLNVTTNYRSSGSPSISVPANLQPFFSPVDSMSVADPVPTSLNNNNNENGCHQQVDDLFDILIQRGEISENFKAAPDPVLERLRPNTPLFSSSFPLSLSPPSDIPVRSLILESQPPSIKAHSICDTGGGRLEDFLESTTGKPLLGVEPGGPTTLIVDLHNQMLSTPSILDHPRSPMDTCDMSFSSHASEFVDSAPDPMDWMELGMGGTEGEEPGIVHMNEHDSSSLFSADFLDTSDLNWSSL; this is encoded by the exons CGCTAAAAAGTTCTGCGTCCTTTCATGAGCAGAGACGAAGTTTAGAACGAGCTAGG ACTGAGGACTACCTGAAGAGAAAGATCCGCAGTCGTCCAGAGAGGTCAGAGCTGGTCAGGATGCACATTCTTGAAG AGACATCAGCGGAGCCATCTCTTCAGGCCAAGCAGCTTCTGCTGAAACGAGCTCGTCTAGCCGACGACCTGAACGATAAAATCTCCCAGCGGCCTGGTCCCATGGAGCTCATTCACAAAAACATCCTTCCTGTTCACAGCAGTCTCAAACAAGTCATCATAG AGACAGAGTTTCCAAAAGTAGAAGGAGAGAACTCTTCGTTTGATGAGGAAAGCAGTGACGCCTTCTCACCAGAGCAGACCCTCGGTCAGGACTCTCCCCTTGGCCACGCCCTCTTACCTTCTCCACCTGAGATACCAGCCAATGAAACACCAAAACAG GTCCCACCGCCTCCtcctccacctccacctccacTGCCAAACGCAGCTGGCCCCACCCCTCAGCAGAAGCTAGCCAATGGAACAACAGGCCACAAGCAAGCTGCTGCACTACAAAAG GGTGGTAAAGGGAGTAGTGAGCGCCCTGCTCAGCGCTCCAAGAAGGTCAGAGACAATAAACCAAAAGTAAAGAAGCTGAAATATCACCAGTATGTTCCTCCGGACCAGAAAGCTGAGCGTGAGCCTCCTCCTCTGCTCGACTCCTCCTACGCCAAACTCCTCTATCAACAGCAGCTCTTCCTCCAGCTACAAATCATAAACCAACAGCAGCAAAACTACAACTACCACACCATCTTACCTGCTCCACCCAA GCCTCCTGCTGATCAGCAGCTTGCCTCAGCCAATGGCCCGTCATCCAGGAACGACACGCAACCTCAGTCAACATCTGCTAATCTGACTGGTCAAAATCAGCAGTCAGGGATTAAAGTAGGCCCTCTGCCTCCCAACCTGGAAGAGCTAAAG GTGGCAGAGCTGAAGCAGGAGTTAAAACTGAGGGGCCTAACTGTCTCGGGCACCAAAAATGACCTTATTGAACGGCTGAAGAATTTTCAGGAGCAGCACGGTGGCACCAGTGCGCCAACATCATCTAAAAGCAACACTCACTCAACACCTGCCCCTGGAGCAGGAGGAGACTCTTCCTTCTACCGGTTAACAGACAGGAACATGGTGGTTGCTTCCTTCCCATTCGTTGCCACTGCTGAAAGGGGTGGAGCTCAGGTGACAGCCTCACAGATAATGCAGTTTGGCAGCACTAGCTCCTCCCCTCCGGTTTCCCCCGCTCACTCAGAGCGCTCATCCACAGGCCTGAGCCCAGATGAAGCGAGCTGCAATGGGGATGCTTTTGGGGAAATG gtAACCTCTCCTCTTACCCAGCTGTCCTTGCAGCCTTCTTCCCCTTTCCCCACAGCGATCTGCATTAAAGAGGAGCCCGGCATCCGGACGTCTCCTTCCTCCTGCTGCCTGGTGTCCCAGTCTGCTGCGCCCCCTAAAGACAAGGACCAGATGCTGCAGGAGAAGGACCTGCGCATTCAGGAACTCACACGTATGCTGCTGCAGAAGCAACAGCTGGTCGAGTCGCTGCGCTCGCAGCTGGAGGGCAACCAGGGGGGCGTCTCAGTCCGAGTCAAAGAGGAACTTCCTGGTGTAACTATGGAGGCGGTCAGGGCGACCATAAAGCAAGAGGTCATAGAGGTGGAGGAGGAGAGCGAGATGGTGTCAGAGCCACAGGTGTTCCCTCAGGCAGAGCTGGAGCAGGACTGGCAGCAGCAACAGCTCGTACTGCAACAGAATCAGCGTAACCTGCAGCAACAAGCACATCAGAGGAAGAGGAAAACTCAAAAGCAACAGCACAACCAACAAAAACAA CAGTTGCCTCAAGCACTTTCCAACCAGCAGTCAAGTCCTGTCTCCTCACTCCCCGCGGATGGACTTAACTCAAACTCCACCCCCACGATAGTGACCGACAGTAACGGCAACCGCTTCCTGGTAACGCTGTCGAATCAGAACACAGACGCACCTGCCAGAGGCCACCGCCCCAAGTGCAAAGTAACCAATCAGATCAAACTACAG AGACTACAGCCTACATCCACAACATTACCCAACCAATCCGTGGCTGAATTGCCTAACAATGACAACCAATCTGAACCCAtacaaactgtcattttgaaacagccaatcaaaaAG GCACTAAAGCCAGACCTAAACGTGACGACCAATTACAGATCGTCAGGCTCTCCATCCATTTCAGTACCAGCCAATCTCCAGCCGTTCTTCTCTCCGGTGGATTCCATGAGCGTCGCTGACCCCGTCCCTACCTctctcaacaacaacaacaat GAGAATGGCTGCCATCAGCAGGTCGACGACCTGTTTGACATCCTAATTCAGCGTGGAG AAATCTCAGAGAATTTCAAAGCCGCCCCTGATCCTGTTCTTGAAAGGCTTCGTCCAAACACGCCCCTATTCTCAAGCTCCTTCCCTCTCAGCCTTTCCCCTCCCTCTGATATTCCCGTCAGATCTTTGATTTTAGAATCTCAACCTCCTTCAATTAAGGCTCACAGCATTTGTGACACAGGAGGTGGGCGTCTTGAAGATTTCCTGGAAAGCACTACTGGCAAACCTTTGCTGGGAGTGGAGCCAGGAGGACCGACAACGCTAATCGTCGACCTCCACAACCAAATGCTCAGCACACCGAGTATCCTAGACCACCCACGTTCCCCGATGGATACGTGTGACATGAGCTTTTCCAGTCACGCTTCAGAGTTTGTCGACTCCGCCCCCGATCCTATGGATTGGATGGAGCTCGGAATGGGCGGGACCGAAGGGGAAGAGCCAGGGATTGTACATATGAATGAACACGACTCCTCTAGCTTATTTTCTGCAGACTTTCTGGACACTTCTGATCTGAATTGGTCCAGCTTGTAG
- the mrtfaa gene encoding myocardin-related transcription factor A isoform X3 yields MATMGEESSPCVTTPALPTGSASSPQSEAVTNELQELSLQPAPNLLPIHERKNVLQLKLQQRRTREELVSQGIMPPLKSSASFHEQRRSLERARTEDYLKRKIRSRPERSELVRMHILEETSAEPSLQAKQLLLKRARLADDLNDKISQRPGPMELIHKNILPVHSSLKQVIIETEFPKVEGENSSFDEESSDAFSPEQTLGQDSPLGHALLPSPPEIPANETPKQVPPPPPPPPPPLPNAAGPTPQQKLANGTTGHKQAAALQKGGKGSSERPAQRSKKVRDNKPKVKKLKYHQYVPPDQKAEREPPPLLDSSYAKLLYQQQLFLQLQIINQQQQNYNYHTILPAPPKPPADQQLASANGPSSRNDTQPQSTSANLTGQNQQSGIKVGPLPPNLEELKVAELKQELKLRGLTVSGTKNDLIERLKNFQEQHGGTSAPTSSKSNTHSTPAPGAGGDSSFYRLTDRNMVVASFPFVATAERGGAQVTASQIMQFGSTSSSPPVSPAHSERSSTGLSPDEASCNGDAFGEMVTSPLTQLSLQPSSPFPTAICIKEEPGIRTSPSSCCLVSQSAAPPKDKDQMLQEKDLRIQELTRMLLQKQQLVESLRSQLEGNQGGVSVRVKEELPGVTMEAVRATIKQEVIEVEEESEMVSEPQVFPQAELEQDWQQQQLVLQQNQRNLQQQAHQRKRKTQKQQHNQQKQQLPQALSNQQSSPVSSLPADGLNSNSTPTIVTDSNGNRFLVTLSNQNTDAPARGHRPKCKVTNQIKLQRLQPTSTTLPNQSVAELPNNDNQSEPIQTVILKQPIKKALKPDLNVTTNYRSSGSPSISVPANLQPFFSPVDSMSVADPVPTSLNNNNNEKMCLSLDQHALLSPSTLCSPISLCNQENGCHQQVDDLFDILIQRGEISENFKAAPDPVLERLRPNTPLFSSSFPLSLSPPSDIPVRSLILESQPPSIKAHSICDTGGGRLEDFLESTTGKPLLGVEPGGPTTLIVDLHNQMLSTPSILDHPRSPMDTCDMSFSSHASEFVDSAPDPMDWMELGMGGTEGEEPGIVHMNEHDSSSLFSADFLDTSDLNWSSL; encoded by the exons CGCTAAAAAGTTCTGCGTCCTTTCATGAGCAGAGACGAAGTTTAGAACGAGCTAGG ACTGAGGACTACCTGAAGAGAAAGATCCGCAGTCGTCCAGAGAGGTCAGAGCTGGTCAGGATGCACATTCTTGAAG AGACATCAGCGGAGCCATCTCTTCAGGCCAAGCAGCTTCTGCTGAAACGAGCTCGTCTAGCCGACGACCTGAACGATAAAATCTCCCAGCGGCCTGGTCCCATGGAGCTCATTCACAAAAACATCCTTCCTGTTCACAGCAGTCTCAAACAAGTCATCATAG AGACAGAGTTTCCAAAAGTAGAAGGAGAGAACTCTTCGTTTGATGAGGAAAGCAGTGACGCCTTCTCACCAGAGCAGACCCTCGGTCAGGACTCTCCCCTTGGCCACGCCCTCTTACCTTCTCCACCTGAGATACCAGCCAATGAAACACCAAAACAG GTCCCACCGCCTCCtcctccacctccacctccacTGCCAAACGCAGCTGGCCCCACCCCTCAGCAGAAGCTAGCCAATGGAACAACAGGCCACAAGCAAGCTGCTGCACTACAAAAG GGTGGTAAAGGGAGTAGTGAGCGCCCTGCTCAGCGCTCCAAGAAGGTCAGAGACAATAAACCAAAAGTAAAGAAGCTGAAATATCACCAGTATGTTCCTCCGGACCAGAAAGCTGAGCGTGAGCCTCCTCCTCTGCTCGACTCCTCCTACGCCAAACTCCTCTATCAACAGCAGCTCTTCCTCCAGCTACAAATCATAAACCAACAGCAGCAAAACTACAACTACCACACCATCTTACCTGCTCCACCCAA GCCTCCTGCTGATCAGCAGCTTGCCTCAGCCAATGGCCCGTCATCCAGGAACGACACGCAACCTCAGTCAACATCTGCTAATCTGACTGGTCAAAATCAGCAGTCAGGGATTAAAGTAGGCCCTCTGCCTCCCAACCTGGAAGAGCTAAAG GTGGCAGAGCTGAAGCAGGAGTTAAAACTGAGGGGCCTAACTGTCTCGGGCACCAAAAATGACCTTATTGAACGGCTGAAGAATTTTCAGGAGCAGCACGGTGGCACCAGTGCGCCAACATCATCTAAAAGCAACACTCACTCAACACCTGCCCCTGGAGCAGGAGGAGACTCTTCCTTCTACCGGTTAACAGACAGGAACATGGTGGTTGCTTCCTTCCCATTCGTTGCCACTGCTGAAAGGGGTGGAGCTCAGGTGACAGCCTCACAGATAATGCAGTTTGGCAGCACTAGCTCCTCCCCTCCGGTTTCCCCCGCTCACTCAGAGCGCTCATCCACAGGCCTGAGCCCAGATGAAGCGAGCTGCAATGGGGATGCTTTTGGGGAAATG gtAACCTCTCCTCTTACCCAGCTGTCCTTGCAGCCTTCTTCCCCTTTCCCCACAGCGATCTGCATTAAAGAGGAGCCCGGCATCCGGACGTCTCCTTCCTCCTGCTGCCTGGTGTCCCAGTCTGCTGCGCCCCCTAAAGACAAGGACCAGATGCTGCAGGAGAAGGACCTGCGCATTCAGGAACTCACACGTATGCTGCTGCAGAAGCAACAGCTGGTCGAGTCGCTGCGCTCGCAGCTGGAGGGCAACCAGGGGGGCGTCTCAGTCCGAGTCAAAGAGGAACTTCCTGGTGTAACTATGGAGGCGGTCAGGGCGACCATAAAGCAAGAGGTCATAGAGGTGGAGGAGGAGAGCGAGATGGTGTCAGAGCCACAGGTGTTCCCTCAGGCAGAGCTGGAGCAGGACTGGCAGCAGCAACAGCTCGTACTGCAACAGAATCAGCGTAACCTGCAGCAACAAGCACATCAGAGGAAGAGGAAAACTCAAAAGCAACAGCACAACCAACAAAAACAA CAGTTGCCTCAAGCACTTTCCAACCAGCAGTCAAGTCCTGTCTCCTCACTCCCCGCGGATGGACTTAACTCAAACTCCACCCCCACGATAGTGACCGACAGTAACGGCAACCGCTTCCTGGTAACGCTGTCGAATCAGAACACAGACGCACCTGCCAGAGGCCACCGCCCCAAGTGCAAAGTAACCAATCAGATCAAACTACAG AGACTACAGCCTACATCCACAACATTACCCAACCAATCCGTGGCTGAATTGCCTAACAATGACAACCAATCTGAACCCAtacaaactgtcattttgaaacagccaatcaaaaAG GCACTAAAGCCAGACCTAAACGTGACGACCAATTACAGATCGTCAGGCTCTCCATCCATTTCAGTACCAGCCAATCTCCAGCCGTTCTTCTCTCCGGTGGATTCCATGAGCGTCGCTGACCCCGTCCCTACCTctctcaacaacaacaacaat GAGAAGATGTGTTTGAGTTTGGACCAGCATGCTTTGCTCTCTCCTTCCACCTTGTGTTCACCCATATCTCTTTGCAATCAG GAGAATGGCTGCCATCAGCAGGTCGACGACCTGTTTGACATCCTAATTCAGCGTGGAG AAATCTCAGAGAATTTCAAAGCCGCCCCTGATCCTGTTCTTGAAAGGCTTCGTCCAAACACGCCCCTATTCTCAAGCTCCTTCCCTCTCAGCCTTTCCCCTCCCTCTGATATTCCCGTCAGATCTTTGATTTTAGAATCTCAACCTCCTTCAATTAAGGCTCACAGCATTTGTGACACAGGAGGTGGGCGTCTTGAAGATTTCCTGGAAAGCACTACTGGCAAACCTTTGCTGGGAGTGGAGCCAGGAGGACCGACAACGCTAATCGTCGACCTCCACAACCAAATGCTCAGCACACCGAGTATCCTAGACCACCCACGTTCCCCGATGGATACGTGTGACATGAGCTTTTCCAGTCACGCTTCAGAGTTTGTCGACTCCGCCCCCGATCCTATGGATTGGATGGAGCTCGGAATGGGCGGGACCGAAGGGGAAGAGCCAGGGATTGTACATATGAATGAACACGACTCCTCTAGCTTATTTTCTGCAGACTTTCTGGACACTTCTGATCTGAATTGGTCCAGCTTGTAG